In one window of Saprospiraceae bacterium DNA:
- a CDS encoding cytochrome C oxidase subunit IV family protein, translating into MAHLSYEEAKKTAFKGFVLLGIVTVVEVLIALLGKGYIIEGFHLPRAIMYLAMIILSLYKAYFIVYEFMHMRYEVPGLVKSVLLPTLLLVWAIIAFFSEGHTWNVWRANIHDRPTLTLEKMQMHHKDPQDAHQVKETPMAHDTMQHKSDTTSTEKMEH; encoded by the coding sequence ATGGCACATTTAAGTTACGAAGAAGCTAAAAAGACGGCGTTTAAAGGGTTTGTTTTGCTTGGAATTGTTACCGTAGTGGAGGTATTGATAGCCTTGCTTGGTAAAGGCTACATCATTGAGGGGTTTCATTTGCCTCGCGCAATTATGTACCTGGCGATGATTATACTTTCTTTATATAAAGCATATTTTATTGTGTACGAATTTATGCACATGCGATATGAAGTACCCGGTCTGGTAAAAAGTGTTTTACTACCAACCTTACTTTTGGTGTGGGCAATAATCGCTTTCTTTTCAGAAGGCCACACCTGGAATGTTTGGAGAGCAAATATTCATGACAGGCCGACCTTAACCTTGGAAAAAATGCAAATGCATCATAAAGATCCCCAGGATGCGCATCAGGTTAAAGAAACGCCGATGGCACACGACACGATGCAGCATAAATCAGATACTACATCCACCGAAAAGATGGAGCATTAA
- a CDS encoding cytochrome c oxidase subunit II — protein sequence MTALITILSVILLFVVLVQIAKINELTAGLIHPDEHEEKTSLANAKWMLIFGVVFMGSFFWSALYYSNRLLGYGPLQSASEHGGSIDSMFNLTLIFTGIVFVICHVILFWFSYKYRFQAGRKALFFPHDNRLEVIWTAVPALVMTILVVKGLVTWNAVMSDVQKGESYIEIEATGWQFAWNLRYPGADGELGVKDFRLIKPGVNELGQDWTDERNHDDFNADELVLPKGKKVRVRIIGRDVLHNFYLPHFRVKMDAVPGIPTYFIFTPIKTTDEFRQELRKYPEYQMPSDPNDPSSEPKWKAFNYELACAELCGKGHYSMRRVVKIVSPEEWEKWHASQKSFYMTSIRNTEEDPFAGKPIKADAMMKSDSLDTNKANSVDSAAAKSPADTTLKLN from the coding sequence ATGACAGCTTTAATTACTATATTATCAGTTATATTGTTGTTTGTTGTTCTGGTTCAAATTGCCAAGATCAACGAGTTGACTGCTGGTTTGATACATCCGGATGAGCACGAAGAAAAAACCAGTCTTGCCAATGCGAAATGGATGCTGATTTTTGGCGTCGTTTTTATGGGTTCTTTTTTCTGGAGTGCCTTGTATTATTCTAACAGATTGCTTGGATACGGCCCCTTACAATCGGCTTCAGAACATGGTGGTTCAATCGATTCCATGTTTAATCTGACACTCATTTTTACAGGTATTGTCTTTGTGATCTGTCATGTGATTTTGTTTTGGTTTTCATACAAGTACCGGTTCCAGGCTGGACGTAAAGCTTTATTTTTTCCCCACGATAACAGATTGGAAGTGATCTGGACGGCAGTGCCGGCCTTAGTCATGACCATTCTGGTTGTGAAAGGTCTTGTTACATGGAATGCGGTCATGTCGGATGTTCAAAAAGGGGAATCCTATATTGAAATCGAAGCTACCGGTTGGCAGTTTGCATGGAATCTCCGTTATCCGGGAGCTGATGGCGAATTGGGTGTTAAAGATTTTCGACTGATCAAGCCTGGTGTTAATGAATTGGGACAGGATTGGACCGATGAGAGAAATCACGACGATTTTAATGCAGATGAACTTGTATTACCTAAAGGAAAAAAAGTGCGGGTACGGATCATTGGAAGAGATGTTCTTCACAATTTTTATTTGCCCCATTTTAGAGTAAAAATGGATGCCGTTCCCGGCATTCCAACTTATTTCATATTTACTCCTATAAAAACGACGGATGAATTTCGACAGGAGTTAAGAAAATATCCGGAATATCAAATGCCTTCAGACCCCAACGATCCCAGCAGTGAACCAAAATGGAAAGCCTTTAATTACGAATTGGCTTGTGCTGAGTTATGTGGGAAAGGTCATTATAGTATGAGACGCGTTGTTAAAATTGTCAGTCCGGAGGAATGGGAAAAATGGCACGCATCTCAAAAGTCATTTTACATGACCAGTATTCGCAATACGGAAGAGGATCCTTTTGCAGGAAAACCAATTAAAGCGGATGCGATGATGAAATCAGATTCCCTGGACACGAATAAAGCAAATTCAGTAGATTCTGCTGCTGCAAAATCTCCAGCAGATACTACTCTTAAATTGAATTAA
- a CDS encoding cbb3-type cytochrome c oxidase subunit I yields MSASHNKHHETDQLIEKLGYDDHFHEHHHGDKYQTNFLTTYIFSQDHKMIARQFLMTGMFWAVVGAAMSLIFRIQLGYPDADISWLKPLLGKWITVNDAGIGRLDAEFYYALVTMHGTIIVFFVLTAGLSGTFSNLLIPLQVGARDMASPFLNMLSYWFFFMSSVVMLYSLFISTGPFSGGWTGYPPLSALPQASIGSGAGMTLWLVSLVLFVVSVLLGGMNYITTILNLRTKGMTMWRMPLTIWAFLVTAILGLLSFPVLASGFFLLMFDRSLGTSFYLSDIFINGQALDRIGGSPILFQHLFWFLGHPEVYIIILPAMGIVSEVMAVHARKPIFGYRAMVYSILAIGFLSFIVWAHHMFMSGVNPFISNFFVVFTLIIAVPSAVKVFNWISTLYGGNIRLNTQMLFCIGFVSMFISGGLTGVFLGNSAIDIQQHDTYFVVAHFHIVMGVAAFFGMFAGVYNWFPKMFGRFMNDTLGKIHFWVTMIGAYAVFGPMHYLGMAGVPRRYYRFDNFDAFKDFDDMNKFITIAAVITFMGQILFVVNFFWSIWKGKKMTEQNPYGSNALEWTTPIHTGHGNWPGKIPTVQRWAYDYGKDGKEFIPQHIPLEEGEEESSH; encoded by the coding sequence ATGTCTGCAAGCCATAACAAACATCACGAGACGGACCAACTCATAGAAAAGTTAGGTTATGATGATCATTTTCATGAACATCACCATGGTGATAAGTACCAGACTAATTTTTTAACGACGTACATATTCTCCCAGGATCATAAAATGATTGCGCGCCAGTTTCTCATGACGGGAATGTTCTGGGCGGTTGTTGGCGCAGCAATGTCTTTGATCTTTAGAATCCAGCTTGGGTATCCCGATGCTGATATTTCCTGGCTGAAACCTTTGCTGGGCAAATGGATCACAGTCAATGATGCAGGGATCGGCAGATTGGATGCTGAGTTTTATTACGCCCTGGTCACCATGCATGGAACGATCATTGTCTTTTTTGTTTTGACTGCGGGATTGAGTGGAACTTTCAGTAATTTATTGATACCGCTTCAGGTAGGTGCCCGGGATATGGCATCGCCATTTTTGAACATGCTGTCCTACTGGTTCTTTTTTATGTCATCAGTTGTTATGCTGTATAGTTTGTTCATCAGTACAGGTCCTTTTTCAGGAGGGTGGACCGGTTATCCACCTTTGAGTGCATTGCCGCAAGCTTCGATTGGAAGTGGAGCCGGAATGACTTTATGGTTAGTTTCATTGGTGCTTTTTGTGGTTTCGGTTCTATTAGGTGGTATGAATTACATCACTACTATTTTGAATTTGAGGACCAAAGGAATGACGATGTGGAGAATGCCTTTAACGATCTGGGCTTTTTTGGTGACTGCTATTTTAGGACTTTTGTCATTTCCTGTTTTGGCATCTGGTTTCTTTTTATTGATGTTTGACAGAAGCCTGGGAACGAGTTTCTATTTATCCGATATTTTCATCAACGGTCAGGCTTTAGACAGAATTGGTGGAAGTCCGATACTGTTTCAGCATCTGTTTTGGTTCTTAGGCCATCCGGAAGTTTATATTATCATATTGCCTGCGATGGGTATTGTCTCTGAAGTGATGGCCGTTCATGCAAGAAAACCTATTTTCGGATACCGTGCGATGGTTTATTCCATTCTCGCCATTGGTTTTCTGTCGTTCATTGTTTGGGCACACCATATGTTTATGTCCGGGGTGAACCCATTTATTTCAAATTTCTTTGTGGTCTTTACATTGATCATCGCAGTGCCGTCTGCAGTGAAAGTTTTCAACTGGATCAGTACATTATACGGAGGTAATATCCGTCTCAATACACAAATGTTGTTTTGTATTGGATTTGTGTCCATGTTTATTTCAGGCGGTTTGACAGGGGTTTTTCTTGGAAACTCTGCAATAGACATTCAACAGCACGATACTTATTTTGTCGTTGCCCACTTTCATATTGTCATGGGTGTCGCGGCATTCTTCGGAATGTTCGCAGGGGTGTACAACTGGTTCCCAAAGATGTTCGGTCGATTTATGAACGATACCTTAGGTAAAATTCACTTTTGGGTTACCATGATAGGCGCTTATGCTGTATTTGGGCCCATGCACTACCTGGGTATGGCGGGTGTACCAAGGAGGTATTACAGATTTGATAATTTCGATGCCTTCAAGGATTTCGACGATATGAATAAATTTATCACGATAGCTGCTGTGATCACCTTTATGGGTCAGATCCTTTTTGTCGTGAATTTCTTCTGGAGCATATGGAAAGGTAAAAAAATGACTGAGCAAAATCCTTATGGTTCAAATGCTTTGGAATGGACCACGCCAATTCATACCGGACATGGAAACTGGCCCGGAAAAATTCCAACCGTGCAGAGATGGGCTTATGATTATGGAAAAGATGGTAAAGAATTTATTCCACAACACATCCCACTGGAAGAAGGGGAAGAAGAAAGTAGTCATTAA
- a CDS encoding protoheme IX farnesyltransferase gives MKKSQASVAPYSLVEDIGILVKFKLSLMVVISSALSYLILARSEFLLLEFALLVGGGLFITFAANALNQSLEREYDKLMTRTANRPVATGRMSLSFGVLIAGIFCTIGVLLLALLSLPAAILGMVSFVIYAFIYTPLKRYSTIAIPVGAVPGALPTLIAGIVATNGFTIEAICLFGLQYLWQFPHFWSIAWIGHQDYKRAGFKLINDVGGLPDPKYGLYSAVYASLSLFLVFLFNGYTLIHPVVMIGMIALIAMYSYFGWNLYKLNNAVAARKLMFSSFIYLPLLFILFYANSFFN, from the coding sequence TTGAAAAAATCACAAGCATCGGTTGCGCCTTATTCTTTAGTTGAGGATATCGGAATACTGGTCAAATTTAAACTCAGTTTGATGGTTGTCATATCTTCTGCACTGAGTTATCTGATCCTGGCACGTTCTGAATTTCTTCTTCTGGAATTTGCATTATTGGTTGGTGGTGGTTTGTTTATCACATTCGCAGCAAATGCTCTTAATCAGAGCCTTGAAAGGGAATACGACAAATTGATGACCAGGACAGCAAACAGGCCCGTTGCAACAGGCAGAATGAGTCTTTCTTTTGGAGTTTTGATTGCAGGCATTTTTTGTACAATTGGGGTATTATTGCTTGCTCTTTTAAGTTTGCCTGCAGCGATACTGGGTATGGTTTCCTTTGTGATTTATGCATTTATCTATACGCCATTAAAACGGTATTCAACGATAGCAATTCCTGTAGGTGCAGTGCCAGGTGCACTGCCAACTTTGATTGCTGGTATTGTTGCCACAAATGGATTTACTATAGAAGCTATATGTTTATTTGGGTTGCAGTACTTGTGGCAATTTCCTCATTTCTGGTCGATTGCATGGATAGGTCATCAGGATTATAAAAGGGCAGGGTTTAAATTGATCAATGATGTCGGTGGACTGCCGGATCCAAAATATGGCTTGTATTCCGCCGTGTACGCTTCCTTGAGTTTATTTCTTGTTTTTCTTTTTAACGGATATACCCTTATCCATCCGGTTGTAATGATAGGGATGATAGCCTTGATTGCCATGTATTCATATTTTGGATGGAATTTGTACAAACTCAATAATGCTGTGGCTGCCAGAAAACTGATGTTTTCTTCGTTTATATATCTTCCTCTATTATTCATATTATTTTACGCAAATTCATTTTTTAATTAA
- a CDS encoding cytochrome c oxidase subunit 3: MATEHTLHAHDTHTGEGAWSGGREPFKASYGKLMMWYFLLSDAFTFAGFLIAYGTLRFSSATWPVPDFVFSTLPGGFHHKPLIFVTFMTFVLIVSSVTMVRAVQEGQRYNKKGVAFWMLLTIVGGLTFLGCQAWEWTTLIGGENMSIRVNPFGTHVESGTYIDGDGHDIKPGDSFHAGQSYLIHKHGDEWAPLRYKTETGDIKEQQFGPKAFGALFFFITGFHGFHVFSGVVFLAIILINVLSGIYANRKNHYEMVEKIGLYWHFVDLVWVFVFLVFYLL, encoded by the coding sequence ATGGCAACTGAGCATACTTTACACGCGCACGATACGCATACGGGAGAAGGAGCCTGGTCAGGAGGAAGAGAACCTTTTAAGGCGAGTTATGGCAAGTTGATGATGTGGTATTTCCTCCTCTCAGATGCATTTACGTTTGCAGGATTTTTGATCGCGTATGGAACATTAAGATTCAGCAGTGCAACCTGGCCGGTACCTGATTTTGTTTTCTCAACTTTACCGGGAGGTTTCCATCACAAACCTTTGATTTTTGTTACGTTCATGACATTTGTGCTGATCGTAAGTTCCGTTACCATGGTGAGAGCTGTTCAGGAAGGTCAACGTTACAATAAAAAGGGAGTAGCATTCTGGATGTTGTTGACCATAGTAGGAGGGTTGACATTTCTGGGCTGTCAGGCTTGGGAATGGACTACCTTGATAGGCGGCGAAAACATGTCGATTCGCGTAAATCCATTTGGAACTCATGTTGAATCGGGAACCTACATCGATGGAGACGGACATGATATCAAACCGGGAGATAGCTTTCATGCGGGTCAATCCTATCTCATACACAAACATGGAGATGAATGGGCTCCTTTGCGATATAAGACTGAAACCGGTGATATCAAAGAGCAGCAATTTGGACCCAAGGCCTTCGGAGCTTTATTTTTCTTCATTACCGGATTCCACGGTTTTCACGTATTCAGTGGAGTAGTGTTTTTAGCAATCATTTTGATTAATGTTTTGTCTGGTATTTATGCAAACCGGAAAAATCATTACGAGATGGTTGAAAAAATTGGTTTGTACTGGCACTTTGTGGATTTGGTTTGGGTATTTGTTTTTCTTGTATTTTATCTCCTTTAA
- a CDS encoding cytochrome c oxidase subunit 3 codes for MASIIMMFAALTSAYIVRKAAGNWYEFKLPVQFFISTICLLISSFFIERSYRGLKSGTPQTYKTGILLSCIFGIAFLVFQVVAWKALVAQGITLDLNVSGSFLYAMSGLHALHVAGGIAALIVSALVAFSFPFEMSTNRIFKLDLVRQYWHFVDLVWIYLLIFLILQ; via the coding sequence ATGGCCTCAATCATTATGATGTTTGCGGCACTTACCAGTGCATATATTGTAAGAAAAGCGGCAGGTAATTGGTATGAATTCAAATTGCCGGTTCAGTTTTTTATCAGTACGATCTGTCTTTTAATATCTTCTTTTTTTATAGAAAGATCTTACAGAGGTTTAAAAAGCGGGACCCCTCAAACATATAAAACAGGCATTCTATTAAGTTGCATCTTTGGAATAGCATTTTTAGTATTTCAGGTTGTTGCCTGGAAAGCCTTAGTGGCCCAGGGGATCACCTTAGACCTGAATGTGAGCGGTTCTTTTTTATATGCCATGTCCGGTTTGCATGCCTTGCACGTTGCAGGCGGCATTGCTGCATTGATTGTTTCTGCATTGGTTGCTTTTTCTTTTCCATTTGAAATGTCAACCAACAGAATTTTCAAATTGGATTTGGTGAGACAATACTGGCATTTTGTTGATTTGGTTTGGATTTACTTATTGATATTTCTCATATTACAATAG